Proteins encoded in a region of the Takifugu flavidus isolate HTHZ2018 chromosome 8, ASM371156v2, whole genome shotgun sequence genome:
- the slc66a1 gene encoding lysosomal amino acid transporter 1 homolog isoform X2, with translation MTSLTQNIRTDGVLTRSTLGAAADTNFTSLCPNGSQWVWEGLGECAQDARDMASIYLGLLSILCFMVSSIPQCYSSCKTGNMNRALSIWFLLLWLGGDSCNLIGSFLADQLPLQTYTAIYYVFADLGMLSLYFYYKIKNKMAENRTVLLAVGMICVIGSSTSWVVLPGFSNHQQINPSVLRSRTLLSTTDYAAVKSFPPKEIVGFSIGSVSSVLYLCSRLPQIFTNFKRKSTEGVSYFLFALVILGNTLYGLSILLKNPDWDQGEKSYLVHHLPWLIGSLGTLTLDLIISLQFMIYRRNVTVEDGSIDETTVLITA, from the exons ATGACATCGTTGACACAG AATATACGGACAGATGGAGTTCTCACACGGAGCACTTtaggagcagctgctgacacCAACTTTACTTCCCTTTGCCCTAATGGATCCCAGTGGGTTTGGGAAGGGTTGGGGGAATGTGCCCAGGATGCCAGGGACATGGCCAGCATCTACTTAggcctcctctccatcctctgctTCATGGTTTCCTCCATCCC ACAATGCTACAGCTCATGCAAAACGGGGAATATGAACCGTGCCCTTTCAATTTGGTTCCTGTTGCTGTGGTTGGGAGGCGACTCTTGCAATTTGATCGGCTCCTTCTTGGCAGATCAACTCCCACTTCAG ACGTACACAGCAATATACTACGTTTTTGCTGACTTGGGGATGCTAAGTCTGTATTTTTACTACAAGATAAAGAACAAAATGGCTGAAA ACAGGACAGTTTTGCTTGCGGTTGGTATGATTTGTGTCATTGGCTCCAGCACGAGCTGGGTTGTTCTTCCTGGATTCAGTAACCACCAGCAAATAAATCCATCTGTGCTTAGAAGCCGAACACTTCTCTCAACCACTGATTATGCTGCTGTCAAG tCATTCCCCCCTAAAGAGATTGTCGGTTTCTCCATTGGTTCAGTATCATCAGTCCTGTATCTGTGTTCCAGATTACCCCAGATATTCACTAAT TTCAAGAGGAAGTCGACAGAGGGAGTttcttacttcctgtttgcgcTGGTCATCCTGGGAAACACCCTGTACGGCCTGAGCATTCTCCTGAAGAACCCCGATTGGGATCAGGGCGAGAAAAGCTACCTGGTGCATCACTTACCCTGGCTCATCGGCAGCCTCGGCACCCTGACGTTAGACCTTATT ATCTCACTCCAGTTCATGATTTACCGCAGAAACGTCACCGTGGAGGACGGGAGCATAGATGAGACCACGGTTCTGATCACAGCTTAA
- the slc66a1 gene encoding lysosomal amino acid transporter 1 homolog isoform X1, translating to MTSLTQQNIRTDGVLTRSTLGAAADTNFTSLCPNGSQWVWEGLGECAQDARDMASIYLGLLSILCFMVSSIPQCYSSCKTGNMNRALSIWFLLLWLGGDSCNLIGSFLADQLPLQTYTAIYYVFADLGMLSLYFYYKIKNKMAENRTVLLAVGMICVIGSSTSWVVLPGFSNHQQINPSVLRSRTLLSTTDYAAVKSFPPKEIVGFSIGSVSSVLYLCSRLPQIFTNFKRKSTEGVSYFLFALVILGNTLYGLSILLKNPDWDQGEKSYLVHHLPWLIGSLGTLTLDLIISLQFMIYRRNVTVEDGSIDETTVLITA from the exons ATGACATCGTTGACACAG CAGAATATACGGACAGATGGAGTTCTCACACGGAGCACTTtaggagcagctgctgacacCAACTTTACTTCCCTTTGCCCTAATGGATCCCAGTGGGTTTGGGAAGGGTTGGGGGAATGTGCCCAGGATGCCAGGGACATGGCCAGCATCTACTTAggcctcctctccatcctctgctTCATGGTTTCCTCCATCCC ACAATGCTACAGCTCATGCAAAACGGGGAATATGAACCGTGCCCTTTCAATTTGGTTCCTGTTGCTGTGGTTGGGAGGCGACTCTTGCAATTTGATCGGCTCCTTCTTGGCAGATCAACTCCCACTTCAG ACGTACACAGCAATATACTACGTTTTTGCTGACTTGGGGATGCTAAGTCTGTATTTTTACTACAAGATAAAGAACAAAATGGCTGAAA ACAGGACAGTTTTGCTTGCGGTTGGTATGATTTGTGTCATTGGCTCCAGCACGAGCTGGGTTGTTCTTCCTGGATTCAGTAACCACCAGCAAATAAATCCATCTGTGCTTAGAAGCCGAACACTTCTCTCAACCACTGATTATGCTGCTGTCAAG tCATTCCCCCCTAAAGAGATTGTCGGTTTCTCCATTGGTTCAGTATCATCAGTCCTGTATCTGTGTTCCAGATTACCCCAGATATTCACTAAT TTCAAGAGGAAGTCGACAGAGGGAGTttcttacttcctgtttgcgcTGGTCATCCTGGGAAACACCCTGTACGGCCTGAGCATTCTCCTGAAGAACCCCGATTGGGATCAGGGCGAGAAAAGCTACCTGGTGCATCACTTACCCTGGCTCATCGGCAGCCTCGGCACCCTGACGTTAGACCTTATT ATCTCACTCCAGTTCATGATTTACCGCAGAAACGTCACCGTGGAGGACGGGAGCATAGATGAGACCACGGTTCTGATCACAGCTTAA
- the slc66a1 gene encoding lysosomal amino acid transporter 1 homolog isoform X3, producing the protein MASIYLGLLSILCFMVSSIPQCYSSCKTGNMNRALSIWFLLLWLGGDSCNLIGSFLADQLPLQTYTAIYYVFADLGMLSLYFYYKIKNKMAENRTVLLAVGMICVIGSSTSWVVLPGFSNHQQINPSVLRSRTLLSTTDYAAVKSFPPKEIVGFSIGSVSSVLYLCSRLPQIFTNFKRKSTEGVSYFLFALVILGNTLYGLSILLKNPDWDQGEKSYLVHHLPWLIGSLGTLTLDLIISLQFMIYRRNVTVEDGSIDETTVLITA; encoded by the exons ATGGCCAGCATCTACTTAggcctcctctccatcctctgctTCATGGTTTCCTCCATCCC ACAATGCTACAGCTCATGCAAAACGGGGAATATGAACCGTGCCCTTTCAATTTGGTTCCTGTTGCTGTGGTTGGGAGGCGACTCTTGCAATTTGATCGGCTCCTTCTTGGCAGATCAACTCCCACTTCAG ACGTACACAGCAATATACTACGTTTTTGCTGACTTGGGGATGCTAAGTCTGTATTTTTACTACAAGATAAAGAACAAAATGGCTGAAA ACAGGACAGTTTTGCTTGCGGTTGGTATGATTTGTGTCATTGGCTCCAGCACGAGCTGGGTTGTTCTTCCTGGATTCAGTAACCACCAGCAAATAAATCCATCTGTGCTTAGAAGCCGAACACTTCTCTCAACCACTGATTATGCTGCTGTCAAG tCATTCCCCCCTAAAGAGATTGTCGGTTTCTCCATTGGTTCAGTATCATCAGTCCTGTATCTGTGTTCCAGATTACCCCAGATATTCACTAAT TTCAAGAGGAAGTCGACAGAGGGAGTttcttacttcctgtttgcgcTGGTCATCCTGGGAAACACCCTGTACGGCCTGAGCATTCTCCTGAAGAACCCCGATTGGGATCAGGGCGAGAAAAGCTACCTGGTGCATCACTTACCCTGGCTCATCGGCAGCCTCGGCACCCTGACGTTAGACCTTATT ATCTCACTCCAGTTCATGATTTACCGCAGAAACGTCACCGTGGAGGACGGGAGCATAGATGAGACCACGGTTCTGATCACAGCTTAA
- the nr1h5 gene encoding nuclear receptor subfamily 1, group H, member 5 produces MREWSELEMSFTAGGFLSPSDSYCSAEQQLQYYDMLAEPLGYPLQDPDLQFFPYSQQQYNHVNMPFSIYGSSPSSTSSPTSSSSSSSSSSQPYHLPYHYSPYCLEPPCDPTPEPPCDGPVQGHGMVGLPLGRRTRMALGAKGRGQDELCVVCGDKASGYHYNALTCEGCKGFFRRSVTKKAVYHCKSGGSCEMDMYMRRKCQDCRLRKCRAVGMLAECLLTEVQCQSKRLRKGGKARGQEEEEQADSRRVSSGSRLPAQVPAGLTREQRYTVDRMVEAHRLYRMEDGSHSRLLEWSYTEEGESDLASPHIQRLLQFARTVPGFELLDFSDQSCLLSFSSLEVTFLLSAQHFGQNPTSSSPALQLFNPSTHAWLRNAATKQHSRTSVSSGGSSQDLLGPVLNFFQSMATLRVTETEYTLLTATVLLCSDRAPLQAAHCVEKLQEVVLDLLSRACRAPGGAARGGPQRFGRLLGRLTELRTLHHNYLLLTRQQPGLLMEIT; encoded by the exons ATGAGAGAGTGGAGCGAGCTGGAGATGAGCTTCACGGCGGGAGGGTTCCTGTCCCCCTCGGATAGCTACTGCTCcgcggagcagcagctccagtatTATG ACATGCTGGCCGAGCCCCTGGGTTACCCCCTGCAGGACCCGGACCTCCAGTTCTTCCCTTACAGCCAGCAGCAGTACAATCATGTCAATATGCCCTTTTCCATCTATGGCTCTTCgccatcctccacctcctctcccacctcctcctcttcctcctcctcctcctcctcccagccgtATCACCTGCCGTACCACTACAGCCCCTACTGCTTGGAGCCCCCTTGCGACCCCACCCCTGAGCCCCCCTGCGACGGCCCGGTTCAGGGCCACGGGATGGTGGGCTTGCCCCTGGGGCGGAGGACGCGGATGGCTCTGGGGGCCAAGGGCAGAGGTCAGGACgagctgtgtgtggtgtgtggtgacAAAGCATCGGGGTATCACTACAACGCTCTCACCTGCGAGGGATGCAAAG GTTTCTTCCGGCGCAGCGTGACTAAAAAAGCCGTATACCACTGCAAGAGCGGCGGCAGCTGCGAGATGGACATGTACATGAGGAGGAAGTGCCAAGACTGCCGGCTGAGGAAGTGCCGCGCCGTGGGAATGCTGGCCGAGT GCCTTCTGACGGAGGTGCAGTGCCAGTCCAAACGGCTGAGGAAAGGCGGCAAAGCCCggggccaggaggaggaggagcaggcggaCAGCAGGAGGGTCAGCTCCGGCAGCAGGCTACCTGCACAG GTCCCTGCTGGTCTAACACGAGAGCAGCGGTACACCGTGGACAGGATGGTGGAGGCCCATCGACTGTACCGGATGGAGGACGGCAGCCACAGCAGG TTGTTGGAATGGTCGTATACGGAGGAAGGCGAGTCGGATTTAGCGTCCCCCCACATCCAGAGGCTTCTGCAGTTTGCCAGAACAGTCCCAG GTTTCGAGCTGCTGGATTTCTCCGACCAAAGCTGCCTCCTGTCCTTCTCTTCCCTGGAGGTCACCTTCCTGCTCTCAGCTCAGCACTTCGGCCAAAACCCAACCAGCTCCAGTCCAG CCCTGCAGCTGTTTAACCCGTCTACACACGCCTGGTTGAGGAACGCAGCAACCAAGCAACACAGTCGGACGTCAGTCAGTTCAG GAGGAAGCAGCCAGGATCTTCTCGGGCCGGTGCTCAACTTCTTCCAGAGCATGGCAACGCTGCGGGTGACGGAGACCGAGTACACACTCCTCACCGCTACagttctgctctgctcag ACCGAGCGCCCCTGCAGGCGGCACACTGCGTGGAGAAACTGCAGGAAGTGGTCCTGGACCTGCTGTCCAGGGCGTGCAGGGCCCCAGGCGGAGCTGCGCGAGGGGGCCCACAGCGGTTCGGCCGCCTGCTGGGCCGGCTGACAGAGCTGCGGACCCTCCACCACAACTACCTCCTCCTGACAAGGCAGCAGCCGGGACTCTTGATGGAAATAACATAG